One segment of Carya illinoinensis cultivar Pawnee chromosome 13, C.illinoinensisPawnee_v1, whole genome shotgun sequence DNA contains the following:
- the LOC122291852 gene encoding uncharacterized protein LOC122291852 yields MAYSGRPNRSDAHLPAEEEARLEAMTREYFDETAPKRYPKPQRSEYSSQYVDAISSNNKNNNNNDVIPELVEFQRLENDPQKLVYNGREATEEFVETEYYKDLNGVDKQHHTTGTGFIKVEKTDGKGFKLAPDSDTSYHASCQSNPATNEWIPTFDNMVTHASDKPNRSDN; encoded by the exons ATGGCGTATAGTGGGAGGCCTAATAGGAGCGACGCTCATTTGCCGGCGGAGGAAGAGGCGAGGTTGGAAGCTATGACGAGAGAGTACTTCGATGAAACAGCTCCAAAGCGCTACCCCAAGCCTCAGCGTAGTGAGTATTCTTCTCAGTATGTCGATGCCATCTCTTCtaacaacaaaaacaacaataacaacgaTGTTATTCCCGAACTCGTCGAGTTCCAACGCCTCGAAAACGATCCCCAG AAGCTGGTCTACAATGGAAGAGAAGCGACGGAGGAATTTGTGGAGACAGAGTATTATAAGGATCTCAACGGTGTTGACAAACAACACCACACG ACAGGAACAGGGTTCATCAAAGTGGAGAAAACTGATGGCAAAGGCTTCAAGTTAGCTCCTGATTCTGACACCAGCTACCACGCCTCTTGCCAATCCAACCCAGCCACCAATGAATGGATCCCCACGTTTGATAACATG gtAACTCATGCTTCAGACAAGCCAAACAGAAGCGACAACTAA